A stretch of Kyrpidia spormannii DNA encodes these proteins:
- a CDS encoding methyl-accepting chemotaxis protein, whose translation MKIRSKLAVGFSVLLVLMVVQAVMAYIQLNLMRNNHQFVVNNSIPVIQATNNLMVDLLNEETGTRGFLLTGDQYFLQPYLSGRDQLKKDLEYLQSHSDAYPKLKELLNAEAVPKINRVQDYFQQEIDLAKAGKMDEARANFAGGKVYMDDFRATYADIANEIQNVLDNAAAKVEKAYLQERLVLGVLSAASIVIAIAFAVGTAANIVVPIQRVSTRMKEMALQGGDLTQRIEVKGKDEVADLARSFNQMLDSIQDILRQVLASTEQVAATSEQLTAGAEQVGQGATEISNSIQAIAEGADVQLQAIRQASETMRQMTAGVQQAAESAQNVTVLAAGSAEAAEGGRAMVKQITEQMEHIEEAVSRTAQAVHDLDEHSAKIGSIVEVIQSLAEQTNLLALNAAIEAARAGDQGRGFAVVAGEIRKLAEQSSSAAGEIKALIDTIQAHQAEAVAAMERGTDSVATGTRTVEQAGETFTSILENVQGVTNRIQDMSAIVEELSAGTDQILHGSSEIVTTAQKTAGEVQTVSAAVEEQTASIEEITASAKALAGMAEELLQVVRRFKV comes from the coding sequence GTGAAAATTCGTTCAAAGCTCGCAGTGGGATTCTCGGTCTTATTGGTGCTTATGGTGGTTCAGGCGGTGATGGCGTATATCCAGCTCAATCTGATGCGAAACAATCACCAGTTTGTGGTAAACAATTCGATTCCCGTGATTCAGGCGACAAACAACCTTATGGTCGACCTGCTCAACGAAGAAACGGGAACCCGGGGATTCCTCCTCACCGGAGATCAGTATTTCCTGCAGCCGTATCTCAGTGGCCGCGATCAACTCAAAAAAGACCTCGAGTATCTCCAGTCGCACAGCGATGCGTACCCCAAACTGAAAGAACTGTTGAATGCCGAAGCCGTCCCGAAGATCAACCGGGTTCAGGATTATTTTCAACAAGAGATCGACCTGGCCAAAGCGGGGAAGATGGACGAGGCCCGGGCCAACTTCGCCGGCGGGAAAGTGTACATGGATGATTTTCGCGCCACCTACGCCGATATTGCGAATGAGATTCAAAATGTGCTGGACAATGCAGCCGCTAAAGTGGAAAAAGCGTACCTGCAGGAACGGTTGGTTCTCGGCGTGCTCTCCGCAGCCTCCATTGTCATCGCCATTGCCTTTGCAGTGGGCACTGCAGCGAACATCGTGGTGCCCATTCAACGGGTCAGCACCCGGATGAAGGAAATGGCGCTGCAGGGCGGGGATCTCACCCAGCGCATCGAGGTCAAGGGCAAGGACGAGGTGGCTGACTTGGCCCGTTCTTTCAACCAGATGCTGGACAGTATCCAGGACATCCTGCGCCAGGTTCTGGCCAGCACCGAGCAGGTGGCGGCGACCTCGGAACAATTGACCGCGGGAGCCGAACAGGTGGGCCAAGGAGCGACGGAGATTTCGAACTCCATCCAGGCCATCGCCGAGGGGGCGGACGTACAGCTTCAGGCGATCCGCCAAGCGTCCGAAACCATGCGCCAGATGACGGCAGGCGTACAACAGGCGGCGGAATCGGCGCAGAATGTGACGGTGCTGGCGGCGGGCTCCGCCGAAGCGGCCGAAGGCGGCCGGGCGATGGTGAAACAGATCACCGAGCAGATGGAACACATCGAGGAAGCGGTGAGCCGGACGGCCCAGGCGGTCCACGACCTGGACGAGCATTCGGCGAAGATCGGTTCCATCGTGGAGGTCATTCAGAGTTTGGCGGAACAGACGAACCTGCTGGCCCTGAACGCGGCGATCGAGGCAGCCCGGGCAGGAGATCAGGGCAGGGGCTTTGCCGTGGTGGCCGGGGAGATTCGCAAGCTGGCCGAGCAATCATCGTCGGCAGCGGGAGAGATCAAAGCCCTCATTGACACGATCCAGGCCCACCAGGCCGAGGCGGTCGCCGCCATGGAGCGGGGGACGGACAGCGTGGCCACGGGCACTCGCACCGTGGAGCAGGCCGGGGAGACCTTCACGAGCATTCTTGAGAATGTACAAGGGGTCACGAACCGCATCCAGGACATGTCGGCCATTGTGGAGGAGCTCTCCGCCGGTACCGATCAGATCCTGCACGGTTCATCCGAGATCGTCACCACCGCCCAGAAGACCGCGGGAGAAGTTCAGACCGTATCGGCGGCGGTCGAGGAACAGACGGCCTCCATCGAGGAAATCACCGCCTCCGCCAAGGCCCTGGCCGGCATGGCGGAGGAGTTGTTGCAGGTGGTCCGCCGGTTTAAGGTGTGA
- a CDS encoding stalk domain-containing protein — MQISSRWTGRRNGLTGKVRRPGWAVAPLLVLGSCLISPGVSQAAADHPALYVDGKRLTNDVPPYIVRDRVMVPVRAVAESLGASVSWNERQKTATVDRGPVHIEIPIGRNVLYKDGSEVRLDVPAELVRDRTMVPLRAVAEALGEQVNWDGVQQAVFIVTPPSSGTGGSPQTGNAGQTGTSGQTGSPGQSGTSGQSGGPGQNGNPGQSSSPGQSGTSGQTPTPGQSGVPTAGGGPGADSPNPDVVANLIDVQSAEPGVTIGQVNKIRALIQDAGIYDRLRQDLPGDFTQPVHIHLVITKDGFSKALAAAGMSPDQVETFSDITSGAAFGNEIYLPLYVVADDAQIANVLAHELTHVYLDQNGLGNRIPVWFNEGLAWHEGLAAQGKFQAPVVLDGWKKRIEAAIIDGRQKGLLGPLTGITEDLILHTPAYNPEWQGYVALEHLAQGHWDRVREYLTAVKNGTPEQVAFSRVFGQTESAFSDEMDRRLDQEASQPDPGVTVVLNVLPGFSGSLGVLPKGTDVWDKSRVTPGSYQVTVTSDGTISGLGNSQIFYTVAGADPNTMFIGVQPDGTGPGGVGQEGGFAVSYAFGRYFYQNAWSRTIGDVPSFSQTDTILGVQLQDIQSGLPSKGSS; from the coding sequence GTGCAAATCAGCTCGCGGTGGACCGGGCGCCGCAATGGCCTCACCGGGAAGGTGCGCCGACCTGGGTGGGCGGTTGCGCCGTTGCTCGTTCTGGGGTCATGTCTGATAAGTCCGGGCGTGTCCCAGGCGGCCGCCGATCATCCGGCGTTGTACGTGGACGGTAAGCGGTTGACGAACGACGTTCCCCCATACATAGTCCGCGACCGGGTTATGGTTCCGGTGCGAGCGGTGGCGGAAAGTCTCGGCGCTTCCGTCTCGTGGAATGAAAGGCAGAAGACCGCGACCGTTGATCGCGGCCCGGTGCATATTGAGATTCCGATCGGCCGCAATGTGTTGTACAAAGATGGCTCGGAAGTTCGCCTCGACGTCCCCGCGGAGCTGGTGAGGGACCGGACGATGGTACCTCTGCGGGCGGTGGCCGAGGCGTTGGGAGAACAGGTGAACTGGGACGGGGTTCAACAGGCGGTGTTCATTGTGACCCCGCCATCTTCGGGAACAGGTGGCTCCCCGCAGACGGGCAACGCCGGACAGACCGGGACTTCCGGTCAGACGGGCAGCCCTGGCCAAAGTGGCACCTCTGGTCAAAGCGGCGGTCCTGGTCAAAACGGCAACCCCGGCCAAAGCAGCAGTCCCGGCCAGAGTGGCACTTCGGGCCAAACCCCCACTCCTGGCCAAAGCGGGGTTCCCACAGCCGGGGGCGGACCGGGTGCCGACAGTCCGAATCCGGACGTCGTGGCGAACTTGATCGATGTACAAAGCGCCGAGCCCGGAGTGACGATCGGTCAAGTGAACAAGATCCGGGCCTTGATCCAGGATGCGGGCATTTATGATCGGCTGCGCCAAGATCTCCCCGGGGACTTCACTCAACCGGTGCACATCCATTTGGTGATCACGAAGGACGGGTTTAGCAAAGCCCTGGCCGCCGCCGGGATGAGTCCCGATCAGGTGGAGACCTTTTCGGATATCACCAGCGGGGCAGCTTTTGGCAACGAAATTTACCTGCCTCTCTATGTCGTGGCGGACGACGCCCAGATCGCCAATGTGCTCGCCCATGAACTGACTCACGTCTACCTGGATCAAAATGGCCTGGGGAATCGGATCCCCGTGTGGTTCAACGAAGGGCTGGCCTGGCACGAGGGTCTCGCCGCCCAAGGGAAGTTCCAGGCACCGGTAGTGCTTGACGGGTGGAAAAAGCGCATCGAAGCGGCGATCATCGACGGTCGGCAGAAGGGCCTCCTGGGGCCGCTGACGGGGATTACCGAAGACTTGATCTTGCACACCCCGGCCTACAATCCCGAATGGCAGGGGTACGTGGCATTGGAACACCTGGCCCAGGGCCACTGGGATCGGGTGCGGGAGTATTTGACGGCAGTGAAAAACGGCACTCCCGAACAGGTGGCTTTTTCCCGGGTTTTCGGGCAGACGGAAAGCGCGTTCAGCGACGAGATGGATCGCCGCCTGGACCAGGAGGCCAGCCAGCCCGACCCGGGCGTCACGGTGGTCTTGAACGTTCTCCCCGGCTTCTCCGGAAGCCTGGGGGTGTTGCCAAAGGGAACGGATGTCTGGGATAAATCCCGGGTGACTCCGGGGAGCTACCAGGTGACTGTGACATCGGATGGCACCATCAGCGGCCTGGGGAATAGCCAAATCTTTTACACCGTGGCCGGTGCTGACCCGAACACCATGTTCATCGGGGTGCAGCCCGACGGCACCGGCCCTGGCGGCGTGGGACAGGAGGGCGGGTTTGCGGTTTCCTACGCTTTTGGCAGATATTTTTACCAAAACGCCTGGAGCCGGACGATCGGCGATGTCCCCTCCTTCAGTCAAACCGATACGATCCTCGGTGTTCAGCTTCAAGACATCCAGTCCGGCCTGCCATCCAAAGGATCCTCCTAA